In Amycolatopsis sp. FBCC-B4732, the genomic stretch GATTCCGATCGCCGCGCCGACCTCGCCGTTCAGCCCGAACACCGGGGCGCTCAACGACGCCGCGCCCAGGTCACGTTCCTCGAAGCTCACCGCGTACCCCGTCGAGCGGATCTGGCCGAGCTGCTCGGTCAGCAGGTCGATGTCCACCACCGTGCGCGGGGTGAACCGGGCCAGGCCGTGGCCGATCGCGTCCTTGATCGCCAGTTTGTCCCAGGCCAGGAAGACCTTGCCCGCCGAACCCGCGTGCAGCGGCATCACCATGCCGACCACGAACAGCCGGACCACCGGGTGGCGGGACTCGGCCAGCGAAATCACCGTGCGGTAGGCGCCGTCGCGGACGTACAGGCACGCCGTCTCGCCCGTTTCGTCGCGCAGCTGCTGCAGCACCGGGCGGGTCAGCCGGACCAGGTCCAGGCCGAACGTGCCGGGCGCCGCCCAGCGGACCAGGCCGAGGCCGACGCGGTAGGTGTCGTCGTAGCGGTCGAGGAAGCCTTCGCGCACCAGGTTGTGCACCAGCCGCTGGCACGTGCTCGCCGGCAGCCCGGTGGACCGCGTGATCTGCTGCAGCGTCAGCTCCGGGTCGTCGATCGTGAACGACTCGAGGATCTGCTTGAACTTGCGCAGCACCAGCACCGGCGTCGTCCCGCCGCCACTGCGCTCTTCCTCTGCCATCGCCCCGCCCCGTGCCCGTGGTGTGCCGCACAGTCTAGCGACGCTCGCCCCCGTTGACTCCACGACACACGCCCGTATTCTGAGTTGACAGCTCACATAGTAGTTTGTGGTCGGGCATGAGTGAACAATCCGGGCCCCTCGCGGGCCTCCGGGTGGTCAAGGTCGAGCGCCCCGGCACCGGCGACGAGCTCCGCCGCTGGCGGCTGCACGACGGCGACACCTCGCTGCTCTTCCGCACCCTCGGCCGCAACAAGCGCTCGGTGACCGTCGACCTCCGCCGTCCCGAAGGCCAGGACATCGTGCGGGCGCTGGCCGCGCGCAGCGACGTCCTGCTCGAGAACTTCCGGCCCGGCACGCTCGAACGCTGGGGGCTCGGACCCGGCGAGCTCCGCGCGCTCAACCCGCGGCTGGTCGTCGTGCGCGTCTCCGGCTACGGCCAGACCGGCCCGTACCGCGACCGGCCCGGCTTCGGCGGTGTCGCCGAAGCGATCGGCGGGCTGCGCGCGCTCACCGGCTACCCCGGCCAGGCGCCCACCCGCGTCGGGGTCAGCCTCGCCGACTCCGTCGCCGGTCTCTACGCGGTGATCGGCGCGCTCATGGGCTTGCTCCGCCGTGAACGCGAGCCCGGCGCCCGCCCCGGCGAGGTCGTCGACGTCGCGCTCTACGAAGCCGTCTATTCCCTGATGGAGTCGCTGCTCCCGGACTTCGACGCGCACGGCGTCGTGCGCGGCCCGGCCGGCTCCGCGCTGCCCGGGGTGGCGCCGTCCAACACCTACCGCTGTGCCGACGGCAAGTACATCGTGGTCAGCGGCAACGGCGACGCGATCTTCCGCCGGCTCGCGCACGCCATCGGCCGCGCGGACCTCGCGGCCGACCCGCGGCCGGCGGACAACGCCGGGCGCGTCCGCCACACCGGCCTGCTCGACGACGCGATCGGCGCGTGGGCGGCCACCCTCACCCACGAAGCCGCCGGAGCCGCGCTGCTGGCCGCTTCCGTGCCGAGCGGCCCGATCCTCACCGCCGCGGACATCGCGAAGGACCCGCATTTCGAAGCCCGCGGCATGCACGAACGCCACCGCGTGCGCGTCGGCGCGGGCCGCGAAGCCGAAGTCACCTTCCCTGGCATCGTCCCCGCGCTGGCCGAACGGCCCGGGCGCACCCGCTCGCTCGGGCCGGACCTGGGCGAACACACCGAAGCCGTGCTCGCCGAGCTCGGCATCACCGGCGACGCCGTCGCCGGCCTCCGCGAAAAGGGAGTGATCTGACGTGACCGAAGTCCTCATCACCGAGGTCGTGCTGCGCGACGGGCTGCAGGACGAGCCCGTCACCGTGCCGGCGCACGAAAAGGTCCGGCTCGCCCGCGGCCTGGTCGACGCCGGCGTCCGCGCGCTCGAGGTCGGCTCCTTCGTCTCCGCGCGCCGCGTACCGCAGCTGGCCGACACCGGCGAGGTGCTCCGCGCGCTGCTGCCGGACACCCCCGCGTGCCTGCACACCCTCGTGTTCACCGAACGCGGGGCGCGGCAGGCGATCGACGCCGGCGCCAAGTCGGTGCGGCTGGTCGTCTCCGCCGGCGACGGGCACAGCACCGCGAACGCCGGGGTCCCGGCGGCCGCGGCGCTCGACCGGCTGGCCGGGTGCGCCGAACTGCTCACCGGCGCGGGGGTCGCGCTCGAAGCGTCGGTCGCGACCGCGTTCGCCTGCCCGTTCGACGGCGACACCGAGCCGGACCGGACCGCCGACGTGGCCGCGCACCTCGGCCGGCTCGGCGCACGGGTCGTCCACCTCGCCGACACGATCGGCGCCGCCCGGCCGAGCCGGCTGCGCGCGGTCGTCTCGGCGGTGCCCGACGAACTGCCGGACGTCCCGCTCGGCCTGCACCTGCACAACACCTACGGGCGCGCGGCGGCCAACGCGTGGGAAGGGCTCTCGCTCGGGATCCGCCGGTTCGACGCCGCGCTGGGCGGGATCGGCGGCTGCCCGTTCGCCCCGGGCGCGTCCGGCAACGTCGGCACGGACGACCTCGTCGACTTCTTCCACGGCGAAGGAATCGCGACCGGAATCGACGTCGCGAAACTCGCCGAGGTGCGCGATCAGGTCGGCCTCGCGGTCGGCCACCGGCTCGGCTCGGCGCTGGCCGCCATTTCCGCGGTGCCCGCGCCGCTGCGCTGATCCCGGGTTCGCGCAAGGCTTTCCGGCCGGGCCCAGTCGCCGGGCCTCACCTGGGGATACGGACGGGGGTTCAGTTCGGTTCAAACTTTTTTCGGTGCTTGCCCGGTGTCAAAGGCCCGTGTAACTTCCATAACGGAACGATAACCAGCCGGTTGACGGCGCGGCCACGGGCAGGTGAGCGCGCACCCACTGATGTCGGGTCAGTGGACCAGCCGGAAAGCCGTTCCTTGCCGACGCATTCCTGATGGGCACGAGCCTGGGCTCGTACCCGTTCAGTGTCGCGCGTTCCCGCCAGCCCGACACCCCGGAGGATTTCCCCATGCCCAGCAGCACCCAAGGACGGCACCGCCTGTCCCGCAGAACCAAGATCGCGACCGGCGGCCTCGCCCTCGCGATCGCGGTCGGCGGCATCGTCGTCGCGACGACCACCGGAAACACCGGCGAAGCCAGCGCCGACGAAGCGAACCCCGCGTTCTTCGTCGACATCCTGAAGGTGAAGCCGAACCAGTTCGACCCGCGGCCGGTCTACGGCGCCGCGACGGGCACGTTCACCGTCGACTGCGGCCGCAACGAGAACCAGCACTTCAACCCGGACAACTTCATCGCGCAGCCCGGCGTCCGCAACGGCGCCCAGCACCTGCACGACTACGTCGGCAACCTCTCCACCAACGCCGACTCCACCAACAAGACCCTCGCGAAGGCCGGCACCACCTGCCGCAACGGCGACAAGTCCGCCTACTTCTGGCCCGTCGTCCGGATCGACACCGGCGAAGAGGACAAGAACGAGCCCGCGAAGGCGCCCGACGGCGACCGCGCGCAGGCCGCCCAGGAGTCGAAGACGGTCCAGGTCGCCTGCCCGGACGTCGCGAGCAAGCTGCCGGACATCCCCGACCAGGCGATGGACGAAGTGGACAGCAACCTCGACCAGCTCGACTCCCAGGCCGACGAGGCGAACAAGAAGGTCGCGGCGGCGCAGGGCCAGGGCGGCGAGAACCTCGTCCAGAACAGCATCATCGGCCCGCTCAACGACCGCCGCAAGGCGATCATCGACCGGATCCTCACCGCGATCGGCCGGTTCGCGCCGAAGCCGGGCGGCATCGGCGGCCTGCCGTGCGGGACGAAGCCCGGCAAGGACACCGGATCGCCGACGCCGCCGCCGAGCAGCACCGCGGGCGGTGCGCTGCCCGGGCAGGACGACAACAACGAGCTGCCCGGCAACGACGGCAAGATCCTGCGGCCGCAGAAGGTCCAGATCACCTTCCGCGGCAGCCCGGTGGGCAAGGTCGTGGCCATGCCGCGGTTCCTGCGCGTGCTCTACGGCGACGCGAAGGTCTCGACCAACGGCACCGCCAACGCCCGCGCCAGCTGGACGTGCAGCGGGTTCGAGAACCGCGTCACCGAGAAGTACCCGATCTGTCCGGAGAACAGCAAGGTCAAGCGCGTGCACACGTTCCCGAGCTGCTGGGACGGGCAGAACACCGACAGCGCGAACCACCGCACGCACATCGTGTTCCCGGACCAGAACGGCCGGTGCGCCAAGGGCTTCAAGGCGGTGCCGCAGCTGCAGATCTCGCTGACCTACGACATCCCGCACGACATCCAGGTCAAGAAGCAGTACAAAGTGGACGCTTTCCCGCAGGAGAAGCACAACCCGTTCTCCGACCACGACGACTTCGCGAACGTGATGTCACAGCGGATCATGAACGGGCTGGTCAACTGCGTGAACCGCGGCCGGACCTGCCGGGCGTGAGCTGAGCCGGACCGAAGGCCCCCACCGAGCGCCGGTGGGGGCCTTCGTCGTGCACGGGTCATGTCCGGACCGTGACGAACGCATGGGCGCGGGCGTGCGGATCGCAGTCCAGAAGACGTCAGGACGCACGGCGCCGCCCGAAACTGGTTCCCGTCACCCCGCCCCGGTGGGCCCGCCGGGGGACATCCACTTCACCCCGCAGGAGGAACCATGATCTCGAGCTTCGAGCGTCCCTCGGCCGTCGTCGTCCACAACCGCGCGGTCGTGCACAACCGGGCCGTCGTCCACAACCGCGCCGTGGTCCACAACCGCGCCGTCGTGCACAACCGCGCGTCCGCCAAGTAGTCCCGGCCCAGCCGTAGACGTGCCGCGGCCCTTCCCCGGGCCGCGGCACGGCCCCGCCGACGAGGGGATCGCCATGCCTTCCGACGACATCCGCCTGCAGCTGACCGGCGTCGAGCTCCACGACCTGGAGCCGGAGCTGTGCCTGCTCAGCACCCCGAACGGCGGCCAGTACTCGATCACCGCGCCGGTGGGCGAGTTCCGCGCGTGGCTGAGCCGCTGCGACGGCACCCGGACGCGCGCCGAGCTGCTCGCGGGGATGAGCCCGGACCACGCGGAGGTGCTCGACGTCCTCGAAGCGGACGGCTGCCTGCACCCGGCCACCGGCGACGACGGCGCCCGGCGCCTCGCCGCGACGACGGTGCTGGTCACCGGGGCGGCCGAGCTGACGGGACCGCTGGCGGAGGTTCTCGGAGCGACCGGTTACGGGTCGGTGCGGCCGCTGGCCGAAGCGGCGCTCCTGGTGAACCCGGCGGAGGTCCTCCGCACGGCCGGCGATGGTCCGGCGCGGTCCGCGGACCCCGCGGACCCGGCGGAGATCCTCGGCTCGGCCGCCTACAACGCGGTTCCACCGCTCGTCGAAGCCGCGTTCCCCCTGGCCCCGGCCGACACCGTCCTCGTCGCCGCCTACACCCACCCCGCCTACCGGGAGCTCAGCGCACTCGACGCGTTCTGCACCGAGCACGGCGTGCGGTTCTTCCCCTTCCGCTGCGAACGCGGCCAGGGCATCGCCGGTCCCGCGGTCGAACCGGGCTTCGGCCCCGACTTCGCCGACGTGCTCGCGCGGCGCCGCTCGGCCGCCCTCGACGCCCGGGTCCCCGACGCCTTCGCCGCCGCCGAGGCCCCGCCCGGGCCGCGGTTCCGGCGAACCGACGCCCGCTGGCTGGTCAGCGCCCTCGCCGTCCAGCTCGAACGGTGGATCGCCGGCGAGCCCGCCGAGACGACGACCGGCGAGCTCGAGCTCGACCCCGTCCGGCTGACCGCGCTCCCCCGGCCCGTTCTCCCCGTGCCCGACCGGCCCCGGCCGGTCCGGGACCAGGGCCTGCGGCCGGACCTGCTCGTCGACGACCGGACCGGGATCGTGACCGCGGTGCACGAACTGCCCGCCGCGCCGGGGATGCCCGCCCGGCTCAAGGTGTGCGCGGTGGACGTCGCGGACATGCGGCGGGTCGTCGACTGGCCCAACGACCGCCAGGCGTTCGGGACGTCGTGGCACGACTTCGAGCCGGCCCGCGAGTCCGCGATCGGCGAGGCCGTCGAACGCTACTGCGGCAGCTGGCTGCCCCCGGAACGCGAACTCCGCCACGGCAGCTACGACCAGCTGCGCCGCGCCGGCGTCCCGGCGCTGGACCCGCGCCGGCTCAACCTCTACTCGGCCCGGCAGCACCGCACCCCCGGCTTCCCGTTCGCGCCGCTGACCACCGACGCGGAATGCGCCTGGGTGGAAGCCTTTTCGCACACGACGAAGGAGCCCGTATGGGTACCCGCGTGCCTCGTCTCGCAGGCACCCGAACCCGGTGGGGCGCGCTTCACCGACCCGCTGATCGCCGGGCTGGCCGGTGGCACGAGCGCCGAGCACGCCGTCACCTCCGGCCTCGAGGAGGTTCTCGAACGGGACACCACGATGGTGTGGTGGGCCAACGCACCGCGGCTGCGCGCCCTGCCGGTGCCGCCCGAGGTGCGCGCGCTCGTCGCCGACACCACCGAAACCTACGAAGTCACGCTGATCCCGCTGGACAACGAGTTCGCCGTCCCGGTCGTCGCGGCGGCGGTGTTCGACCGGGCGCGCCGCTGGCTGTCGATCGGGTTCGCCACGCGCCCCGACGCCCTGGAAGCGGCCAAGAAGGCGCTCGCCGAAGGGTTCACGCTGCAGCACACCTGCCTCGCGCTCGACGACGAGCGCGAGCTGGCCGCGATGCGCGACGACCTGCCGCACCTGGGCAACCTGAAGCCGTACCGGGCCGACCGGCGCTACCTCGACTCCTACCGCGCGGACTTCGGCGACGTCGTGGACCTGCTGTGCCAGCAACAGGTCTACCTCGACCCGCGGGCGGCGGCCCACGTCGCACCGTGGGTCCGCGACCTGCCGGAGCGGAGCTGGGAAGGCCTGCCCGCGCTCGGCGAACGGACGCTCAAGACCTACCAGGACCGCGTCGAGGCACGCGGGTTCGAGGTGCTCAGCGTGGACCTCACCACCCGTGACGTCGCCGCGGCCGGGTTCCACGCCGCGCACACGCTGGTGCCGGGGCTGGTGGCCAACTTCCCGGCCGGGCTGCCGTACTGGGGCGACGGCCGCGTGCGCCGCGCGGCGGTCGACCTCGGCTGGCGCGCGCACCCCCTGCCCGAAGCGCGGCTGAACACCTTCCCGCTCCCCCACGCCTGAGGACGCACCGATGGCCGTCACCGCACTGCTCGGGCTGCCCCGCACCCGGGGCCGCCTCCCGCTGGTCGCCGCCCAGGGCGTGGACGCGCTCGGCACCGGCCTGTTCCTGCCGTTCGCCGTCGTCTACTTCCACGCCGCCAAGGGACTTCCGCTGACGGCCGTCGGCGCGGCGCTCTCGCTCGCCGCGTTGCTCGCCCTGCCGGCCGGGCTCTGCGCGGGCCCGCTGGTGGACCGTTTCGGCCCGCGGCGGGTGGTCGTCGCGGCCAACCTGCTGCGGGTGCTCACCTTCACCGGGTACGTCTTCGCCGGGTCGCCGCCGGTCCTGGTGGTGCTGGCGGCGCTGACGTTCTGGGGCGAAGGCCTGTTCTGGCCCGCGTCCGGTGCGCTGGTGGCGCAGGTGGCCGACGACGGGCAGCGCGCCCGCTGGTACGCGATGGAGCGCACGCTGCGCAACGTCGGGATCGGCCTCGGCGGGCTTGCCGGCAGCGTGCTCGTCGTGGTGGGCGGCTACGCGGCGATCGTCGTGCTCAACGCCGTGAGCTTCCTCGTCGCCGCCGTGCTCGTGGCGACCTGGCGGGGCCGGGCGGGCGAAGCCCCGGCGCGGACCACCGCGCCGCGCGGGGGTTACCGGGCCGTGCTCGCCGACCGCGCGTTCCGCCGCGTGCTGGTGACCGTCTTCGTCTTCGCGTTGTGCGACCTGGCTTTGACGGTGCTGCTGAGCGCGTACGTGCTCGACGCGCTGCGGTTGCCGGCGTGGCAGCCCGGTGTGCTGTTCGCCCTCAACACGGTGCTGGTGGTGCTCGCGCAGACGGTCGTGGCCGGGCGGGTGGAGCGGTTCCGCCGGGGGCGGACGCTGCAGGTCGCGGCCGTGGTGTGGGCCGGGGCGTTCCTGCTCTACGCGGCCGTGCCGCTGGTGACGGCGCTGCCCGCGTTCGCCGTGCTGACGCTGGCCACCGCGGTTTTCACGGTGGCCGAGCTGCTGCAGGCGCCGACCAGCAGCGCGTTGACCGTGGCGCTCGCGCCCGCCCACCTGCGCGGGCGCTACCTCGGGCTCGAGGAAGTGCTCTGGGGTGCGGCGCGGGTGCTGGCCCCGGTGACCTTCACGGCGTTGCTGGCGGGTGGCCCGCAGCTGCCGTGGCTCGTGCTCGCCGGGTGCTGCCTGCTGGCGGTGGCCGTCCTGACCGGGCTGAAGGCGGTCCCGGAGCCGGTGCGGGAGACGGCGAATGCCTGACTGGACCGCGGTCACCGGCCTCTACCACCAGGTCTACCGCGAACCTCCCTATGGGGAAAGCGAAGCGGACGTGGCCCGGTTCCGCGAAACGCTGGCGCAGCACGCGGAGTTGCCCGGGTTCGCGCTGACGGCCGTCCACAGTGGAGACGTGTTGGACGGGTTCGCCTACGGCGTCGGCCGCGAGGCGGGCTGGTGGCCGTCCCCGGCGGCGGCCGCCCCGCCGCCGTGGCTCGCCGGGCGTCCGCTGTTCTACGTGTACGAGCTCGCCGTCCGGCCGGGGCGGCGCGGGCGGGGCCACGGCCGGGACCTGCTCGACCGGCTGCTGCGCGACCGGGCCGAGCCGTGCGCGCTCCTCGCCGCGGCGACGGCGGCCCCGGCGCACGCGCTGTACCGGCGGTGGGGCTGGGAGGCGGTCGGCGTGTTCAGGCCGGGTGTCTCGGAACTGCTGGCTCGGCGGCTCTGAGAGCGTCCTCGGTCACCACGAAAAGCCCGCCCACCACCGAAAACGCCAGCACGGTCATCACGACGAACACCACGTGCAGCCCGAAGGCCTGCGCGAGCGCGCCGCCGGCCAGCGCGCCGAGCGACTTCGTGCCCCACGCGACCAGCCGGTGGCTGCTGGTGAGGCGGCCGAGCAGCCGGTCCGGCGTGATCCGCTGGCGCAGCGACACCATGACCACGTTCGACACCAGGATGCCCGCGCCGCCGGCGAAGAAGGCCGCACCGACGACGTACGGGTCGGCGGTCACGGCGAGCACGCCGACCGTCAGGCCGCCGGCGAGCCACGACACCCGGAGCGCGCGGACGCGGCCGAGCCGGCGTTCCACCGTCTCGGCGAGCAGCGACCCGGCCAGGCCGCCCGCGGCGGTCGTCGCCGTCAGCAGGCCGAAGGCCGGTCCGGACAGGCCCATCGCCGAGCCGGGGCCGACCGCGTAGAGGACCAGGACCGCGAACGTGGCTCCGGTGGCGAAGTTGAACGTGCCGACCATGAGGGAGAAGGTCCGCAGAACCTTGTGGCGGGCGAGGAACCGCAGGCCCTCGGCGATGTCCGCGCGCAGGGTGGCGGGTCGGTCGCCGCGCGGGATCCGGTACGAGCCCCGCACGAACAGCAGCGCGGCGACCGCCACCGCCCACAGCACCACCGGCGTGACGAACGCGGCCAGCACCCCGGCGGTGACCAGGACCCCGGCCAGCGGCGGCCCGGCGAACTCGTTGGCGGTCTGTTCGACCGCGTAGACCCGGCCGTTGGCGCGGGCGAGGTCGGCCCGCCCGACGACCTGCGGGACGATCGACTGCGCGGCGGTGTCGTAGAGCGTCTCGGCGGTGCCGGCACCCAGCGCGACGACGTAGAGCGCCCAGATCGAGCCCCCGCCGTAAGCGGTCAGCACCGCGACGACGGCGACGAGCGCCCCGCGCAGGACGTTGGCGCCGAGCATCGCGCGGCGGCGGTCGAGCCGGTCGACGAGCGCGCCGGCGGGCAGCGCGAAGAGCAGCCACGGGACGCTGAAGGCGAACGCGAGCCCCGCGACCAGCGCCGGCTCGCGCGTGTACCCGACGGCGACCAGCGGCAGGGCGACCTTGAGGACGCCGTCGGCGAGGCTCGACAGGCCCGCGGCCGTCCACAGCCGCCAGAAGGTCCGGTGCATGAATGGAGGATCGCACATCGATGGACTTTTCTCCATCGATCCGAGCTTTCCCCATCGATCGACTACGCTGCGTCCATGAACGAACCACGCCGCCGCCGTCCGGCGACGCCGGAGGAAGCCAAGGCCCTCGGCCACCCGCTCCGGTTGCGCATCATGCGGCTGTGCCTGGTCGACGAGCTGACGAACAAGCAACTGGCCGACCGCCTCGACCGTGACCCGGGCACGGTCCTGCACCACGTCCGCCAGCTGGTTTCAGCCGGCCTGCTGCACCCGGCGCCGGTCCGGACGGGGCCGAGCGGAGCGCTGGAGAAGCCCTACCGCGCGGACAACGAGACCTGGTGGCTCGACGGTCCCCTGGCCACCGCCGACGCGGAGACGCGGTTCGCGCCGATCGAGATCTTCCAGGAGGAGCTGCACGCGGCGGGCCCGGATTCGGTGGCGGTGCACGAGAAGTTCCTGCTGCACCTGTCACCGGACGAGGTGGAAGAGCTGGACCGCCGGATCCTGGCGGTGCTGGACGAGTACGTGGCGACCGACCACGAGCGCCCGGACCGGCCGGCGATCGGCGGGATCTTCGTGCTGCACCACCTGAAGCCCGGAACCTGAACCGCCCCCTGCCCGGGGGAGGTGGGCAGGGGGCGGTCCGGTTGGTCAGGTCAGTGGTTCACCTTGAACCACGGCTGCGACCAGCCGAGGTAGGTCTGGCCCCACTTGCTCTTGATCTGGGCGATCGTCGTCTCGGTGTAGCTGCCGTAGCCGTTGATGTCGTTCGACAGGAACTTGCCGCCGCCGATGGAGATCATCGTGTGGCCCGCGCCGCTGCTCTTGAAGAACGCGAGGCCGCCCGCCGGGACCTGGGTGTCGCCCGGGTGCTTGAACGAGGCCGGGATCTGGGTCCAGTGGATGTAGGCCGTCTCCGAGCCCGACGCGGTCCAGCCGTAGTTCTGCGCGTTGATCCGGTCGCACCAGCCCTCGTAGGAGTCGAGGTCGTTCGTGTGCACGCGGGTCTTGGCGTAGGCCACCGCCTGCGCGCAGGTCTTCGGGTTCCCGGTGCCCGCGGTGGTGCAGGACAGCGTCGAGCCCGCGCAGTCCGGGGCCACCCGGCCGTCCGAGCCGGTGTAGACGTAGGCGTCGCTGATGTAGCCGTCGCCGACCTTGTCCCAGATGTCCGACGTGCCATACTTGCCGTCGACGGTCGATCCGTTGGTCTGGCAGGAGATGGTGACGGCGGTGCCGTCCGCGATCGTGCCGACCGCGCTGCCGCCGGTGCTCGGCGTGGACCGCACGGTCAGCGCGATCCCCGAGTCCGTGTGCACCGTGCCTGTCGCCGCCAGGGCCGGGGTGGCGCCGGCCAGTGCGATCGCCGCGGCGATGCCGGCCACGCCGGCCACCCGCTTCCCGATCCGAATTCTCATTTGTCCGTCCCTCCGGGATTCGTTGTGGGGACAGCGTGGCGGCCGCCGGTACAAGGGCCGTACAAACGCACGCACCGGCCTCTGGAGATGCGGCAAACAGGACGAAGCCCCGCCGGAGGGGTGCCCGGCGGGGCTTCGACGCGAACTCAGGCCAGGTACTCGGCCGCCGCCCGCAGGCTCACGTAGGAGCCGCTGAACGTGTCGATCCGCGGGCCGCCGTCGCCGGCCGGTCCCGGTGCCCCGGTCTCGACGCGGATGTAGTCCACAGTGGACAACGCGGCCAGCAGCTCCCGCACGCGCGGGTGCCGGTGTGCCTCCCGCGTGACCACGACAACGCTGCGGAACCCCCGCGCCGCTTCGAGAACCGCGTCGGCGTCGTCCGGGGTCGCGGCCAGTACCCGCGTTCCCGGCACCAGCTCGGCCAGGTGCGCACCGAGTCCCCACGGCATCGGACCGGCCGCGATGGTCGGCTCGGTCTGGACGTCGACCACCAGCGGCGGTCCGGCCAGCCGCACGTCGCCCCGCACGCGCAACGCCTTGCGCGCCGCTTCCAGCCCCAGCCGCCGGTCGACCGGGCCGACCGTCGCCGGCGCGGGGTCGGTGCCGAGCGCCGCCGTCCGCGAAGCCGCTTCGGAAAGCCGCTCCAGGGGCAGCTCCCCCGCCGCCACCGCGGCCACGATCGCCGCGACGCAGGCGTCCAGGTGCTCGGCCTCGAACGCCGCGCCGCCGAGGCAGAGCGCGTCCGCGCCCGCGGCCAGCGCCCGCACGGCCGAGCGGCCGAGGCCGTCGTGCTTGCCGTACGCGCCCGAGACCGCGCCCATCTCCAGCGCGTCGGTGATGACCGCGCCGGTGAAGCCGAGCTCGCCGCGCAGGACGTCGGTGAGCGCCGTCCGGTTGAGCGTGGCCGGCTCGTCGCCCCAGGCCCGCACGACCAGGTGGCCCGACATCACCGAGCGCACCCCGGCCCGGATCGCCGCGGCGAACGGGACCAGCTCGATCTCGCGCAGCTCTTCGACGGTCCGCGGCAGCACCGGCAGGGCCACGTGCGAGTCCTCGGTCGCCGCGCCGTGGCCCGGGAAGTGCTTGGCGCACGCCGCCACGCCGTACTTCTGCAGCCCGGTCACATACGCCGCGACGTGCGGCGACGCCTTCGCCGGGTCGGACCCGAACGCCCGGACGCCGATGATCGGGTCTTCGGCCGCCAGCGTCAGGTCCGCGCACGGCGCCAGGTCGAGCGTGACACCGCAGGCCGCGAGCCGTTCGCCGAGCGCGGCGGCGACCGCCGTGGTCAGCTCCGGGTCGTCGGCCGCGCCGAGGGCCAGCGGCCCCGGCACGAACGACCCGGTGTTCACGTCGAGGCGGGTGACGTCGCCGCCCTCCTCGTCGATCCCGACCACCACGCCGTCGCGCTCGCCCCGCAGCTGCGCGGTGAGCGCGGCGACCTGCTCGTCGTCGACGACGTTGCGCCCGAACAGGACCACCCCGCCCAGCCCGCCGGCCACGCGGCGCCGGAGCCAGTCCGGCGCGGTCGTCCCGGCGAACCCGGGCAGGAGGACTGCTTCGGCGAGCTTCTCCGGTGTGGACAACGGCTACCCCTTCACGGCACCGGCGGTCGCGCCGGACACGAGCTTGCGCTGCACGAGCAGGAAGAAGATCAGCGCCGGGATGGCGTAGATGACCGACGCGGCCATCACCCCGCCCCAGTCGGTGGCGAACGCCGTGCGGAAGGACGCCAGCCACACCGGCAGCGTCTCCTTCGGCTTGTCCTGGATGAAGACCAGCGCGAACAGGTACTCGTTCCACGCGGTGATGAAGCTGAACACCGACGTGGTGACCAGTCCCGGCCCGAGCAGCGGCAGCGTGACGCGGCGGAAGGCGCCGGTCTGGCTGCAGCCGTCGATCATCGCGGCCTCTTCCAGCTCGTACGGGATCCCGTTGACGAAGCCGTAGAGCATCCACACCGTGAACGGCAGCGTGGTGGCGAAGTAGATCAGCAGCAGCGACGGCAGCGTGTTGAGCAGCCCGGCGTCCCGCATCAGCAGGAACAGCGGGATGAACAGGGCCGAC encodes the following:
- a CDS encoding IclR family transcriptional regulator — encoded protein: MAEEERSGGGTTPVLVLRKFKQILESFTIDDPELTLQQITRSTGLPASTCQRLVHNLVREGFLDRYDDTYRVGLGLVRWAAPGTFGLDLVRLTRPVLQQLRDETGETACLYVRDGAYRTVISLAESRHPVVRLFVVGMVMPLHAGSAGKVFLAWDKLAIKDAIGHGLARFTPRTVVDIDLLTEQLGQIRSTGYAVSFEERDLGAASLSAPVFGLNGEVGAAIGIGAPTQRMTPADVPRLAPVVVEAARRASERLGYRPGVEQVSGL
- a CDS encoding CaiB/BaiF CoA-transferase family protein; amino-acid sequence: MSEQSGPLAGLRVVKVERPGTGDELRRWRLHDGDTSLLFRTLGRNKRSVTVDLRRPEGQDIVRALAARSDVLLENFRPGTLERWGLGPGELRALNPRLVVVRVSGYGQTGPYRDRPGFGGVAEAIGGLRALTGYPGQAPTRVGVSLADSVAGLYAVIGALMGLLRREREPGARPGEVVDVALYEAVYSLMESLLPDFDAHGVVRGPAGSALPGVAPSNTYRCADGKYIVVSGNGDAIFRRLAHAIGRADLAADPRPADNAGRVRHTGLLDDAIGAWAATLTHEAAGAALLAASVPSGPILTAADIAKDPHFEARGMHERHRVRVGAGREAEVTFPGIVPALAERPGRTRSLGPDLGEHTEAVLAELGITGDAVAGLREKGVI
- a CDS encoding hydroxymethylglutaryl-CoA lyase gives rise to the protein MTEVLITEVVLRDGLQDEPVTVPAHEKVRLARGLVDAGVRALEVGSFVSARRVPQLADTGEVLRALLPDTPACLHTLVFTERGARQAIDAGAKSVRLVVSAGDGHSTANAGVPAAAALDRLAGCAELLTGAGVALEASVATAFACPFDGDTEPDRTADVAAHLGRLGARVVHLADTIGAARPSRLRAVVSAVPDELPDVPLGLHLHNTYGRAAANAWEGLSLGIRRFDAALGGIGGCPFAPGASGNVGTDDLVDFFHGEGIATGIDVAKLAEVRDQVGLAVGHRLGSALAAISAVPAPLR
- a CDS encoding DUF1996 domain-containing protein is translated as MPSSTQGRHRLSRRTKIATGGLALAIAVGGIVVATTTGNTGEASADEANPAFFVDILKVKPNQFDPRPVYGAATGTFTVDCGRNENQHFNPDNFIAQPGVRNGAQHLHDYVGNLSTNADSTNKTLAKAGTTCRNGDKSAYFWPVVRIDTGEEDKNEPAKAPDGDRAQAAQESKTVQVACPDVASKLPDIPDQAMDEVDSNLDQLDSQADEANKKVAAAQGQGGENLVQNSIIGPLNDRRKAIIDRILTAIGRFAPKPGGIGGLPCGTKPGKDTGSPTPPPSSTAGGALPGQDDNNELPGNDGKILRPQKVQITFRGSPVGKVVAMPRFLRVLYGDAKVSTNGTANARASWTCSGFENRVTEKYPICPENSKVKRVHTFPSCWDGQNTDSANHRTHIVFPDQNGRCAKGFKAVPQLQISLTYDIPHDIQVKKQYKVDAFPQEKHNPFSDHDDFANVMSQRIMNGLVNCVNRGRTCRA
- a CDS encoding YcaO-like family protein → MPSDDIRLQLTGVELHDLEPELCLLSTPNGGQYSITAPVGEFRAWLSRCDGTRTRAELLAGMSPDHAEVLDVLEADGCLHPATGDDGARRLAATTVLVTGAAELTGPLAEVLGATGYGSVRPLAEAALLVNPAEVLRTAGDGPARSADPADPAEILGSAAYNAVPPLVEAAFPLAPADTVLVAAYTHPAYRELSALDAFCTEHGVRFFPFRCERGQGIAGPAVEPGFGPDFADVLARRRSAALDARVPDAFAAAEAPPGPRFRRTDARWLVSALAVQLERWIAGEPAETTTGELELDPVRLTALPRPVLPVPDRPRPVRDQGLRPDLLVDDRTGIVTAVHELPAAPGMPARLKVCAVDVADMRRVVDWPNDRQAFGTSWHDFEPARESAIGEAVERYCGSWLPPERELRHGSYDQLRRAGVPALDPRRLNLYSARQHRTPGFPFAPLTTDAECAWVEAFSHTTKEPVWVPACLVSQAPEPGGARFTDPLIAGLAGGTSAEHAVTSGLEEVLERDTTMVWWANAPRLRALPVPPEVRALVADTTETYEVTLIPLDNEFAVPVVAAAVFDRARRWLSIGFATRPDALEAAKKALAEGFTLQHTCLALDDERELAAMRDDLPHLGNLKPYRADRRYLDSYRADFGDVVDLLCQQQVYLDPRAAAHVAPWVRDLPERSWEGLPALGERTLKTYQDRVEARGFEVLSVDLTTRDVAAAGFHAAHTLVPGLVANFPAGLPYWGDGRVRRAAVDLGWRAHPLPEARLNTFPLPHA